In the genome of Methylophaga nitratireducenticrescens, one region contains:
- a CDS encoding EAL domain-containing protein has product MTNKKNARKIIDLVVFPIRKLLDRLNYTRKFTILWLLSAVAIAVVVYSLIASLDRVIEPSERQLQGLALIEPITQTIQHLQLHRGLSTTPWNNNTTMIEWQITEQKKMISSFTNMLEKMPAHLTSDKAFNNIQTNWRRLREEMAYLTMEERFIAHTRLIEQLQTFKLTVADVYTLTLDPQIETFYLMNTAIQRLPRVIEPLGQIRAHGSSILASGKISDQQRIQLHILIARLETALKDFNTNLEKTVRHNTLLQASLDEVSEKIMNSARQVIELTQSDILSGHFTTPPDKFLRIATMEVDNNYTQLYHSLLTTARDLIQQRIKQAKKTLFTSVGGALLLLLLVVYFSVSIYYTIIGNIQSLVRTARAFANGDLDARIQLTTRDELRWVGDSFNEMADGFNAMLEARIKAETEQEEAKRAVMEGRERLHTVIDSALDAVVQMDAREVIIGWNHQAEVIFGWPREEVLGKTVSETIIPPQYREAHRQGLKHFLNTGDAPILNTRVEITGLHRNGNEFPVELAITPILISGKYEFSAFLRDITRKKESDALIWKQANFDSLTGLPNRQMFYDRMEQEIKKTHRFGSKIALLFIDLDDFKEINDTLGHSLGDILLQEAARRISFCVRESDTVARLGGDEFTVILAEIEEIGSAERVAGDILQKLAAPFRLGEEVVHVSASIGITLYPDDSTEIEALFRNADQAMYIAKNNGRNRFEFFTPAMQQMAQNRMRMIKELRVALSANQFRVFYQPIIDLNTGDIIKAEALIRWQHPERGLVTPAEFIPLAEETGLIVDIGNWVFRESARQLKHWGSLCDREFQISVNMSPIQFHSSDFVCKAWHTYLQELELPPHSFTIEITEGLLLDIDAAVTDKLVEFHDIGIQVAIDDFGTGYSSLSYLKRFDIDYLKIDQSFVRDLATDPDDMALSEAIIVMAHKLGLKVIAEGVETEAQQKLLFAAGCDYAQGYLYSRPIPAEALEQLLTAAAK; this is encoded by the coding sequence ATGACAAACAAAAAAAATGCCAGGAAAATAATAGACTTGGTTGTTTTTCCTATTCGAAAACTGCTGGATCGTTTGAACTACACCCGGAAATTCACCATTCTGTGGCTGTTGTCAGCGGTCGCTATCGCAGTGGTTGTATACAGCTTGATAGCCAGCCTGGATCGGGTTATTGAACCATCCGAGCGACAACTCCAGGGCCTTGCATTGATAGAACCGATCACTCAAACCATCCAACATCTCCAGCTGCATCGAGGACTCTCAACTACGCCATGGAACAACAACACGACCATGATCGAATGGCAGATAACCGAACAAAAGAAGATGATCAGCTCATTTACGAACATGCTCGAAAAAATGCCTGCACATCTGACTTCCGACAAGGCTTTTAATAATATCCAGACAAACTGGCGACGTCTGCGTGAAGAAATGGCATATTTGACCATGGAGGAAAGATTCATAGCGCACACCAGACTGATCGAGCAGTTACAAACCTTTAAATTGACTGTCGCCGATGTGTACACACTGACCCTGGATCCGCAAATCGAGACGTTTTATCTGATGAATACGGCCATTCAAAGGCTGCCACGTGTAATCGAACCTCTCGGTCAGATTCGCGCTCATGGCAGCAGCATTCTCGCCAGCGGAAAGATTAGCGATCAGCAGAGAATTCAATTACACATTCTGATCGCCAGGCTCGAAACAGCTCTAAAAGATTTCAATACCAATCTCGAGAAAACCGTACGACACAATACTCTGCTACAAGCGTCTCTTGACGAGGTGTCAGAAAAGATTATGAATTCAGCCCGCCAGGTTATTGAGCTAACCCAATCTGATATTCTTTCCGGCCACTTCACAACACCACCTGACAAATTCCTTCGGATCGCCACCATGGAGGTCGATAATAACTATACGCAGCTCTACCACTCACTACTGACGACTGCCAGAGACCTTATTCAGCAGCGAATTAAACAGGCGAAAAAAACCCTGTTCACGAGTGTCGGAGGTGCTTTGCTGTTGCTCCTTTTAGTGGTTTATTTTTCGGTCAGTATCTACTACACCATTATTGGTAATATTCAATCGCTGGTGAGAACCGCTCGCGCCTTTGCCAATGGCGACCTGGATGCGCGCATCCAGCTCACCACCCGCGATGAGCTCCGCTGGGTAGGCGACAGCTTCAACGAAATGGCCGATGGATTCAACGCTATGCTTGAGGCGAGGATCAAGGCAGAGACTGAGCAGGAAGAGGCCAAACGTGCCGTAATGGAAGGTCGGGAGAGGCTCCATACCGTTATTGACAGTGCGTTGGATGCCGTCGTACAGATGGATGCCCGCGAAGTCATCATCGGCTGGAACCACCAGGCGGAGGTTATCTTCGGTTGGCCCCGTGAGGAAGTGCTCGGAAAAACTGTCAGTGAGACGATCATTCCTCCGCAGTATCGCGAGGCACATCGTCAGGGGTTAAAACACTTTCTTAACACAGGCGACGCGCCTATCCTCAATACTCGGGTAGAGATCACCGGACTGCATCGCAATGGAAACGAATTTCCGGTTGAGCTGGCCATCACGCCAATTCTGATCTCGGGAAAGTATGAATTCAGTGCTTTTCTCCGCGATATCACCAGAAAGAAGGAATCAGATGCGTTAATCTGGAAACAAGCCAATTTCGACTCGCTGACCGGGCTGCCGAATCGGCAAATGTTCTATGATCGAATGGAACAGGAGATCAAAAAAACGCACCGTTTCGGCTCAAAAATCGCGCTGCTGTTTATTGATCTGGATGACTTCAAGGAGATCAATGACACGCTTGGACACAGTCTGGGGGATATTCTGCTGCAAGAAGCAGCACGTCGCATCAGCTTTTGTGTACGCGAATCAGACACCGTGGCCAGGCTGGGAGGAGATGAGTTTACTGTTATTCTGGCAGAGATAGAAGAAATTGGCAGCGCTGAACGGGTAGCCGGAGACATATTGCAAAAACTGGCAGCACCCTTCCGGTTGGGAGAAGAGGTGGTTCATGTGTCGGCAAGCATTGGCATCACTCTGTATCCAGACGACTCCACCGAGATAGAAGCCTTGTTCAGAAACGCCGATCAGGCTATGTATATAGCCAAGAACAACGGTAGAAACCGTTTTGAATTTTTCACCCCGGCGATGCAGCAAATGGCACAAAATCGCATGAGGATGATCAAGGAATTACGTGTGGCCTTGTCAGCAAACCAGTTCAGAGTTTTTTATCAGCCGATCATTGATTTAAATACTGGCGACATCATCAAGGCAGAAGCGCTGATTCGCTGGCAACACCCGGAACGAGGACTGGTCACTCCGGCCGAATTTATCCCGCTGGCAGAAGAAACCGGTTTGATTGTTGATATTGGCAACTGGGTATTCAGGGAATCAGCACGCCAGTTAAAGCACTGGGGAAGCTTGTGCGACAGAGAGTTTCAAATCTCGGTGAACATGTCACCGATACAGTTCCATAGTTCGGACTTTGTTTGCAAGGCATGGCACACCTATTTACAGGAGCTGGAACTCCCTCCCCACAGTTTTACCATTGAAATTACCGAGGGGTTACTGCTCGATATCGATGCCGCAGTCACTGACAAACTAGTTGAATTTCACGATATCGGTATTCAAGTTGCGATCGATGATTTTGGCACCGGCTACTCTTCACTTTCTTACCTGAAAAGATTCGACATTGATTATCTGAAAATTGATCAGTCCTTTGTACGCGATCTGGCGACCGATCCCGACGATATGGCGCTATCTGAGGCAATTATTGTCATGGCGCACAAACTGGGTCTCAAAGTAATCGCCGAAGGAGTGGAGACCGAGGCCCAGCAGAAATTACTCTTTGCCGCCGGCTGTGATTATGCGCAAGGATACCTGTATTCCCGACCAATTCCCGCTGAAGCGTTAGAACAGTTATTGACTGCCGCTGCGAAATAG
- a CDS encoding sensor domain-containing diguanylate cyclase, whose product MLDSKTVFLRGRPLDLHIIRAMLIVGLAYYLGALIAIHKTITPEGIAILWPPNAILLAAFLIYPRHYLPFVAIAGMIAELVASIPAFPVWAAVSFAIINITSVSLATYFIRRKSGQNFHFNNLKNGACFLFFAPFLSSLVAGLAGATVYVIMGRTDTSYISLWQLWWFGDALAMLVLTPLIVVLWRWFQAGLPHFKLHYLLEALILWLAVIVIGYQSFTVESYEKAFLFFTPIWLVLLGVIAAIRLGVVGASATVALITVFAVEHLVRGTHPIIVDTPQNAVWLTQEYLAIIAVVSIGLAMLIQEISEQRDVLKQHENALKAQNQFLEERVNERTLALKEVNQALQNANGRLAKSAATDELTGIPNRRHFLSEVQRELQRLRLDGQTASAIMIDLDHFKQVNDNLGHEAGDLVLCNIVEPISNAIRPRDLFGRMGGEEFLVFLSGADQKLANSVAERIRAEIESLEVLYRNQKINVTASLGVAEWDGRSHLDELFHQADKALYQAKNKGRNRVINLTESDSDSKNRPSHEDHFELP is encoded by the coding sequence ATGCTTGATTCTAAAACAGTATTTCTTCGCGGTAGGCCTCTGGACCTGCATATCATTCGAGCAATGTTGATTGTCGGTTTAGCCTATTATCTGGGTGCCCTTATCGCCATTCATAAAACCATTACTCCCGAAGGCATCGCCATCTTATGGCCACCCAATGCGATATTACTGGCGGCATTTCTGATTTACCCAAGACATTATCTACCCTTTGTAGCAATAGCCGGCATGATTGCAGAGCTGGTAGCATCTATTCCGGCATTTCCGGTTTGGGCAGCAGTCAGTTTTGCAATAATCAATATCACTTCGGTTTCCCTGGCTACTTATTTTATCCGGCGGAAAAGTGGTCAGAATTTTCATTTCAATAATCTCAAGAACGGTGCCTGTTTTTTATTTTTCGCGCCCTTCCTATCGTCTTTAGTTGCTGGGTTAGCAGGCGCTACTGTTTATGTAATCATGGGACGAACAGACACCAGCTATATTAGTTTATGGCAGTTGTGGTGGTTTGGTGACGCTCTGGCCATGCTGGTGTTAACACCTTTAATTGTCGTTTTATGGCGCTGGTTTCAGGCGGGACTACCACATTTTAAACTACATTATTTATTAGAGGCATTAATACTCTGGTTGGCTGTAATTGTGATTGGCTATCAAAGCTTTACTGTTGAATCCTATGAAAAAGCTTTTTTGTTTTTTACCCCTATCTGGTTAGTATTGCTTGGGGTGATAGCTGCTATTCGGCTGGGAGTCGTCGGAGCATCAGCAACGGTTGCTTTGATTACGGTTTTTGCTGTCGAGCATTTAGTGCGCGGTACACATCCGATAATCGTTGATACGCCGCAAAATGCCGTTTGGCTGACACAGGAATATCTTGCCATCATTGCTGTTGTCTCGATCGGCCTGGCGATGCTGATTCAGGAGATTTCTGAGCAACGTGATGTGCTTAAACAGCATGAAAATGCATTAAAAGCACAAAATCAGTTTTTAGAGGAACGGGTGAACGAGCGAACCCTGGCATTAAAAGAGGTGAACCAGGCATTACAAAACGCCAATGGACGATTGGCTAAAAGTGCGGCTACCGATGAATTGACGGGTATTCCCAACCGGCGACACTTTCTCAGTGAAGTACAGCGTGAGTTACAGCGTTTAAGACTGGATGGACAAACTGCGAGTGCCATTATGATCGATCTGGATCACTTCAAACAGGTCAATGATAATCTGGGCCATGAAGCTGGCGATTTAGTGTTGTGTAATATTGTAGAGCCAATCAGTAATGCGATCAGGCCGAGAGATTTATTTGGCCGTATGGGCGGTGAAGAGTTTCTGGTGTTTTTATCCGGCGCCGATCAGAAGTTGGCAAATTCGGTGGCAGAACGTATTCGAGCAGAAATTGAATCGCTTGAAGTGCTTTACCGAAATCAGAAAATCAATGTTACAGCCAGTCTCGGCGTGGCGGAGTGGGATGGACGCAGTCACTTGGATGAATTGTTTCACCAGGCTGATAAAGCACTATATCAAGCGAAAAACAAGGGCAGAAATCGGGTGATTAATCTGACTGAGTCAGACTCCGACTCAAAAAACAGACCATCACACGAAGATCATTTTGAACTGCCTTAG
- a CDS encoding diguanylate cyclase, with amino-acid sequence MTTRFSNLQFNRTLVLFVLLLVWVLCALSLRFFYLQQISGYQNSINDQISQRVSMSSVMQAELIDKELSSLAANLKQIGVLSVHSPEQVASFAESLKKLNPTIWHLYLADSKGNITFSTKEGYHPPISVRDYFTEHTKNGLPKFYISSPRQSIIQESALYIAVSYPIRNAEEQFIGVVVATLKSDDLTDQLGNITKNKNISAMLTDRSGKLIWSSSLGEGQQKDDVYSLCRDHRYQASKEMGIHRIKLDNNAQCDFQFLEKWEMFSIVAENRVSAEQSIQQYQQEMFHRNIIILMAFTLLLFFLGNQLLKQIESRRLLAILNQRNKAIIDAMPDLLLTMREDGTIIDHEVQDNFPLMIAASKLNGMNLKDLLEPEMVDKKLALMAQTIDTGEPTTMEYPLMVNGEEYYFLERLTALDEKHVLACIIDITSRHEAESKLEWQAFHDGLTGLANRLMFFEFLNKLIHDYRRNTREFTILFIDLNGFKEINDNYGHHAGDEVLKHTAQQLSNILRQTDTVARLGGDEFAILLPETSSGQAKRVINTIAETIQQPIDYNGTSLSVTASIGMAACPHDATSADELLNVADKRMYEIKSSNR; translated from the coding sequence ATGACAACGCGCTTCTCTAATTTACAATTTAATCGCACACTGGTGCTGTTTGTTCTGCTACTGGTCTGGGTTCTTTGTGCGTTAAGTTTACGTTTTTTTTACTTGCAACAGATTTCTGGGTACCAAAACTCGATTAATGATCAAATCAGCCAACGAGTCAGCATGTCTTCAGTGATGCAAGCAGAATTGATTGATAAAGAACTCTCTTCTTTGGCAGCAAACCTGAAACAGATTGGCGTATTAAGTGTTCATTCACCCGAGCAAGTTGCATCGTTTGCGGAAAGTTTAAAAAAGCTTAATCCAACTATCTGGCATCTTTACCTCGCTGATAGCAAAGGCAATATTACTTTTTCCACTAAAGAGGGATATCATCCCCCGATTTCGGTGCGCGATTATTTTACCGAGCACACAAAAAATGGACTGCCAAAATTCTATATTTCCTCACCTCGTCAATCAATTATTCAGGAAAGTGCTTTGTATATCGCGGTGAGTTATCCCATTAGAAATGCTGAAGAGCAGTTTATCGGTGTGGTTGTGGCGACTTTGAAAAGTGATGATCTGACGGATCAGCTTGGAAACATTACCAAGAACAAAAATATTTCTGCGATGCTGACGGATCGATCAGGAAAACTCATTTGGTCTTCTAGTCTGGGAGAGGGGCAGCAAAAAGATGATGTTTATAGCTTATGCAGAGATCATCGATATCAAGCATCGAAGGAGATGGGCATACACCGCATTAAATTAGACAATAATGCGCAATGTGATTTTCAGTTTCTTGAAAAATGGGAAATGTTTTCCATTGTTGCTGAAAATCGTGTTTCTGCAGAACAATCAATTCAGCAATATCAACAAGAGATGTTTCATCGAAATATCATCATATTGATGGCCTTTACGTTGTTATTGTTTTTTTTAGGGAATCAACTTCTCAAACAGATTGAATCCAGAAGACTATTAGCCATTCTTAATCAACGTAATAAAGCCATTATTGACGCGATGCCAGACTTGCTGCTCACGATGAGAGAAGATGGAACAATCATTGATCATGAGGTGCAGGATAATTTTCCGTTGATGATTGCTGCCAGTAAATTGAATGGCATGAATCTCAAAGATCTGTTGGAGCCGGAAATGGTTGATAAAAAACTTGCATTGATGGCCCAGACAATTGACACCGGCGAACCAACAACGATGGAATATCCGCTAATGGTAAATGGAGAGGAATATTATTTTCTGGAACGTTTAACGGCACTGGATGAAAAACATGTACTGGCGTGTATTATTGATATCACCAGTCGTCATGAAGCCGAATCTAAGCTGGAGTGGCAGGCTTTTCACGATGGTCTGACCGGTCTGGCAAATCGCCTGATGTTCTTTGAATTTTTGAATAAATTGATACATGACTACCGTAGAAATACACGTGAATTTACTATCTTATTTATTGATTTAAATGGGTTTAAAGAAATTAATGATAACTATGGGCATCATGCAGGAGATGAGGTCCTCAAACACACTGCTCAACAGCTGAGCAATATCCTGCGCCAAACAGATACTGTGGCAAGACTCGGTGGAGATGAGTTTGCCATATTATTACCTGAAACGTCGTCAGGCCAGGCTAAACGTGTGATCAACACCATTGCTGAAACTATTCAACAGCCGATTGATTATAACGGCACCAGCCTGTCGGTGACCGCAAGTATTGGTATGGCAGCCTGTCCCCATGATGCAACATCAGCAGACGAATTATTGAATGTGGCTGATAAACGCATGTATGAGATCAAATCATCAAACCGATAA
- a CDS encoding LysE family translocator, translated as MELSIDIQTLLGLFISLAVLAAIPSISVLLVSSRSAVYGFSHGLAVAFGIVLADLLFIGIALYGMTLLLPVIGPWAILIRVLAAAYLFWLAILLWRQKFLKDNVLPVEQPVSLKNSFLIGFSVTLADHKAIVFYMGFFPAWIEVSQLTILDSGIILLVACLAVGGVKSLYAFLAASAGQVYLKQDRHCLNKLVAILLVGGSAMILFSLWK; from the coding sequence ATGGAATTAAGCATAGATATACAGACGTTGCTGGGGTTATTTATCAGCCTGGCAGTACTGGCGGCTATACCAAGCATAAGTGTGCTCTTGGTCTCATCAAGATCAGCTGTATATGGTTTCAGTCATGGCCTTGCTGTCGCCTTTGGCATTGTGTTGGCAGATCTTCTGTTTATCGGTATCGCATTGTATGGCATGACCCTGTTGCTGCCAGTAATAGGTCCGTGGGCGATACTCATCCGTGTGCTTGCAGCAGCATATCTGTTCTGGTTGGCAATATTGCTTTGGCGGCAAAAATTTTTGAAAGATAACGTGTTACCAGTTGAACAGCCGGTTTCATTAAAGAACAGTTTTTTGATTGGGTTTAGTGTGACCTTGGCCGATCATAAAGCGATTGTTTTTTACATGGGGTTTTTCCCTGCATGGATCGAAGTCAGTCAATTAACCATCCTCGATAGCGGAATTATTTTGCTAGTGGCCTGTTTAGCGGTAGGAGGGGTTAAGAGTCTTTATGCCTTCCTGGCTGCCTCTGCTGGTCAGGTATATCTCAAACAAGACCGACATTGTTTGAACAAACTGGTCGCAATATTGTTAGTCGGCGGTAGTGCAATGATACTTTTTTCTTTATGGAAATAA
- a CDS encoding ATP-grasp domain-containing protein: MAESAKHSFNPDKGYIALLGWSLNAVEAAESFDRQYVVVAPDWAEEYCTEHNIPYIKWNFERLNDRSLEIAQTLQETGVDVAIPLFEETVEWAGAINSVLMNNPRLFGQSLLLRDKALMKRRAQLGGIRVGIFEEAHDKDDVVRFLKRVNQTLLKLDGDPNDPIHLKAFDKAGCLGHRVIRTPDEVDMIPDEEFPVLMESHLDGWEFAVEAWIHNGKIRFLNISEYVTLGYSVFVPATPKLEQYRPEITRQIEKLIKTFDIEFGFVHPEYFVTSDGEMYFGEVAYRPPGFKVFELLQRAYGFNAYHALILSFDPKTTEEEISSFFPKEVVDAKGVAGCFGVYPRRRVVSRLEIPQETEDHPYFDFHELTAPLEETVTKRTAFGTHWGLLYFFGKDPVVMRDLLKEQESLDFYI; encoded by the coding sequence ATGGCAGAGTCGGCAAAACACAGCTTCAACCCGGATAAAGGTTATATCGCATTATTGGGTTGGAGTCTGAACGCTGTTGAAGCTGCCGAATCATTTGACCGACAATACGTTGTTGTGGCGCCTGATTGGGCAGAAGAATATTGCACTGAGCACAACATTCCCTATATCAAATGGAATTTTGAACGACTTAATGATCGTTCACTGGAAATTGCCCAAACACTGCAGGAAACCGGTGTTGATGTGGCGATTCCGTTATTTGAAGAAACGGTTGAATGGGCTGGTGCAATCAACTCAGTGTTAATGAATAACCCCAGATTATTTGGCCAGTCACTGTTATTACGTGATAAAGCCTTGATGAAAAGACGTGCTCAATTGGGTGGTATTCGGGTCGGTATTTTTGAAGAAGCCCACGACAAAGATGATGTAGTACGTTTTCTGAAACGCGTTAATCAGACGTTACTCAAACTGGATGGCGATCCCAATGACCCAATTCATCTGAAAGCATTTGATAAAGCCGGCTGTCTAGGACACCGGGTGATCCGTACGCCTGACGAAGTGGATATGATTCCGGACGAAGAGTTTCCGGTATTGATGGAATCGCATTTGGATGGCTGGGAATTTGCTGTTGAAGCCTGGATCCATAATGGCAAAATTCGTTTTCTGAATATTTCCGAATATGTAACGTTAGGTTATTCAGTGTTTGTGCCGGCGACTCCAAAACTTGAACAATATCGTCCGGAAATAACCAGACAAATTGAAAAGCTGATTAAAACGTTTGATATTGAATTCGGTTTTGTACATCCGGAATACTTTGTCACCAGTGATGGTGAAATGTACTTCGGTGAAGTTGCCTATCGTCCACCCGGCTTTAAAGTATTTGAATTACTACAGCGGGCGTATGGCTTTAATGCGTACCATGCCTTGATACTGTCTTTCGATCCAAAAACCACTGAAGAAGAAATCAGTAGCTTCTTCCCGAAAGAGGTAGTTGATGCCAAAGGTGTTGCAGGTTGTTTCGGCGTTTATCCTCGTCGACGTGTAGTCAGCCGCCTGGAAATTCCCCAGGAAACCGAAGATCATCCCTATTTCGATTTTCATGAATTGACTGCACCACTGGAAGAAACCGTCACCAAACGCACCGCCTTTGGTACACATTGGGGTTTGTTATACTTCTTCGGCAAAGATCCGGTCGTCATGCGTGATTTACTAAAAGAACAGGAATCATTGGATTTCTATATTTAG
- a CDS encoding RT0821/Lpp0805 family surface protein, which translates to MKTLFTIMVAAIFTVSLAGCQMSKQNVGAGLGGVAGGVLGSNVGGGTGRTAAIIGGTILGAMVGGHIGSEMDELDRRRTYDTFENTPTGRTNSWNNPDTGAQYSITPTRTYETNNRPCREYEMDAYIDGQREVVKGTACRNANGEWVNQ; encoded by the coding sequence ATGAAAACCCTATTTACAATAATGGTCGCAGCAATTTTTACCGTCAGTCTGGCTGGTTGTCAGATGAGTAAACAAAACGTGGGTGCCGGTTTAGGCGGTGTGGCTGGGGGTGTGCTTGGATCTAATGTAGGTGGTGGCACTGGGCGAACAGCAGCCATCATTGGCGGTACGATTTTAGGAGCAATGGTGGGTGGACATATTGGTAGTGAAATGGATGAGCTGGACAGGCGCCGAACTTATGACACATTTGAAAACACTCCTACAGGACGCACCAATTCCTGGAATAATCCGGATACCGGAGCACAATACAGTATTACGCCTACCCGGACCTACGAAACGAATAACCGCCCGTGTCGTGAATACGAGATGGATGCCTATATTGATGGACAACGTGAAGTTGTTAAAGGCACAGCTTGCCGTAACGCCAATGGAGAATGGGTAAACCAGTAA
- a CDS encoding sensor domain-containing diguanylate cyclase, producing the protein MRLLLLIILLVPHTILFAATSEQIDLENWQYRWGDSPFLDGKPIWTMPDQENHDDWQSIPNPLYPPDRQDRENIWYRTTLPDIKLVDPVVFISSIDLIAEVYLDQQLIYRFGEFDAEGKGDYAGWPWHIIGLPDDFAGRTLYFRVYSDYTDIGLWGEKKLLERSAALLNILNNSHSDLVISAFFFFIALIAFAFSAMRGDNREFIYLGLFSLASAGNLLGESQALQLLIYAPLAKTYVAAISYFSIPIFIALILNYWLDVQSGKLMLRIAQMHMLYVLLCLVLTLFSAWHLAYFYPVFDMLFVITLVVMLWFCIRHFTVMNTEQRLVMGAFGLYAIFFLIDMIIAHGLVPWVNFPLAFGGLIFALILVVVSLRHYRQIQQSLKELNVLLEKRVSERTATLQNYVLLEQQRANQLALINDFSLRLETLISRLQTTQSLQQAGKMICQDLHSVFAPKQLHVEIINDLADLSPNGVLNNKYHIEIDDLQRGKQTFVTFELLDLSTEISETRDVIEQFIFRAIDRLSVTLSGIKLREDLHIMSFEDALTGLKNRRYFDDALQRELQLAERYHQPISLLICDIDHFKQFNDRFGHEAGDLALSIVASLMLEHFRETDIPCRYGGEEFVILMPAAHTQDALDRANTLLEKIAAKTIVYQETVLGSLTISVGISSWDGRGGIPQRLLQNADMALYRAKQSGRNRIEVSASEN; encoded by the coding sequence ATGCGTCTGCTGCTACTTATAATACTATTGGTGCCTCACACAATACTGTTTGCAGCCACCTCTGAACAAATAGATCTCGAGAATTGGCAATATCGTTGGGGAGATTCACCGTTTCTTGATGGAAAACCGATATGGACCATGCCGGATCAGGAAAATCATGACGACTGGCAGTCCATTCCCAACCCTCTCTACCCACCTGATCGGCAGGACCGAGAAAATATCTGGTATCGCACCACACTGCCAGATATCAAACTGGTTGATCCCGTCGTGTTTATTTCCAGTATTGATTTGATTGCCGAGGTTTATCTCGATCAGCAGCTTATTTATCGCTTTGGTGAATTTGATGCTGAGGGAAAGGGTGATTATGCTGGTTGGCCATGGCATATCATTGGTCTGCCAGATGATTTTGCTGGCCGTACGCTTTATTTCCGCGTCTATTCTGACTATACCGATATTGGTTTATGGGGAGAAAAGAAGCTGCTTGAACGCTCAGCAGCATTATTGAATATACTCAATAATTCGCATAGCGATTTAGTGATTTCGGCATTCTTTTTCTTTATCGCATTGATTGCATTTGCGTTTTCTGCAATGCGCGGTGATAACCGTGAGTTTATTTACCTTGGTTTGTTTTCACTGGCCAGTGCAGGCAATCTGCTGGGAGAAAGCCAGGCATTACAACTACTGATATATGCGCCGTTAGCAAAAACCTATGTGGCGGCCATATCGTATTTTTCGATTCCGATTTTTATCGCATTGATTTTGAATTACTGGCTCGATGTACAAAGCGGTAAGTTGATGCTGCGTATCGCCCAAATGCATATGCTTTATGTATTGCTGTGTCTGGTATTAACATTGTTTAGCGCCTGGCACCTGGCCTATTTCTACCCGGTTTTCGACATGTTGTTTGTTATCACACTGGTGGTCATGCTTTGGTTTTGTATTCGCCATTTTACCGTGATGAATACCGAACAAAGGCTGGTAATGGGCGCGTTTGGACTTTATGCCATATTTTTCCTGATCGATATGATTATTGCCCATGGTTTAGTGCCCTGGGTTAATTTTCCACTAGCTTTTGGCGGGTTAATCTTTGCGTTGATTCTGGTGGTTGTTTCGTTAAGACATTATCGGCAGATCCAACAATCACTAAAAGAGTTAAATGTATTGCTGGAAAAACGGGTGAGTGAACGAACCGCTACTTTACAGAATTATGTATTACTTGAACAGCAACGGGCAAATCAGCTGGCCTTGATTAATGATTTTAGCCTTCGGCTGGAAACCCTGATAAGTCGATTGCAAACCACTCAGAGCTTGCAACAGGCAGGCAAGATGATTTGTCAGGATTTACATAGCGTTTTTGCACCGAAGCAACTGCACGTTGAAATAATCAATGACTTAGCAGATTTGTCACCAAATGGTGTACTGAATAATAAATATCATATTGAGATTGATGATTTGCAGCGGGGTAAACAAACGTTCGTAACCTTTGAGCTGCTGGATCTTTCCACTGAAATATCAGAAACCCGGGACGTAATTGAGCAATTTATATTCCGGGCCATTGATAGACTAAGCGTGACCTTGAGCGGAATCAAGCTGAGAGAAGATCTGCATATCATGTCATTTGAAGATGCTTTGACCGGCTTGAAAAATCGCCGATATTTTGATGATGCCCTACAACGTGAACTGCAACTTGCCGAACGGTATCACCAGCCAATATCCCTGCTGATTTGTGATATCGATCACTTCAAGCAATTTAATGATCGCTTTGGACATGAGGCGGGTGATTTGGCATTGAGTATTGTTGCTTCCTTGATGTTGGAGCATTTTCGTGAAACGGATATACCTTGTCGTTACGGTGGAGAAGAGTTTGTCATTTTGATGCCGGCTGCACACACGCAGGATGCGCTGGATCGGGCCAATACTTTATTGGAAAAAATTGCTGCGAAAACGATTGTCTACCAGGAAACGGTATTAGGCAGTTTGACTATCTCGGTTGGGATTAGTAGTTGGGATGGGCGAGGAGGCATACCGCAACGGCTGTTACAAAATGCTGATATGGCATTGTATCGGGCAAAACAATCTGGACGAAACCGCATTGAGGTTTCTGCCAGCGAAAATTAA